In Planococcus citri chromosome 4, ihPlaCitr1.1, whole genome shotgun sequence, the genomic window ggacaaatggcggaaatctaagagaaccaagttgttcagcgtgaaattttacctcagaattgtgtaattgaaaattcatttacaccgcatgatcgtaaaactacatgcgcagaagtatttgtgcttacatcaagatagctgaaagggtattcctgggtaaaataggtgaaatgtccctgtcctcggatttctgaaattttgatgaaacatagttggtaccattaaaaaaaatgtcggaggcaaaaaattcccccccccccaacctccccttgctcataatagcgtaaaaagggcctttttcggggagaaaaaatccatgcttcaacgagttttgacaaaaaaatctgtattcactcaaaatatatggaggagacagtataataaaagtacctacataggtatttgagattctgcgccaatccatgctattgccatcaaaatccaaggccacttttggggttctactgagaaaattgaaaagtaaatcttttttttttttggagagggggtattagtagttggtgttttgaaaatattttcttcgcaaaagtttcgctataatgacgaaaaaatattgaaagataatatatttctgaaactgaggaaatattttggaacgcagtgatgacaatattttaggtttcaaaaaattgataaagattggcaaaaattcctaaatttttgttgatttttcaaaattgacaaaaacaatttaaaataatagcatagaatggacgcagaatctaagatatattcatttaggactgggtcgatcgtcatttttctcaaaacaaattgggtacaggggctacagtgaaaaaaccgtgttttttcgaaaatactcccactttaagggcacatgttttccctttaggggcacttctggagccagaatttttctgtacaactttcaactcaaaatgacagtttttgctaaaattggtaaaaatccagtttttttctttttttggtgatttacccaatctactacatagtacgtaggtaggtaatacctatgttttcaatgtacttggtaactcacataaaaatttaatcatcgacaccaaaaagaaacctttctgatagttttgagttagataccatgtacttgaaaagtaggctacttgtaattcaagaaaaccttgattaagaagttgcatggcgtaaatagcgctataatgaagcatttttcacaaaaactctaatttttgggcaacccctctccccaatgtggtcgttaggagggtccaactgcaaatcaaacttcatattcatgttcagcgagttcggttcatatgataatgatacccatattgtcagtctactttcgccctaaaatttggagagggggtgcctatggccaaaaaattggagtttaagggtatactctgcggagagcattctaatttgacaaccggtcgaaatatgaaaccgatttgttcgttattttcatcattcgttcgtaagactgcatgtaatcgattgaacgaatttagtcgtgcttatgtcccgcgacccgctcccatctaaacttcagacggggatttctccgtgaattttcaaaattcttccaattttttttcaccaatactgattcatctatgaaatcgagggtatgtagccatattttctaattttgcttttacaacagGGATGTGAGCATCTAAAGTATCTCCATCCAATTCCCTATTATAGCCATCAAATgtcctgaatcaaaaatatctcgacataccctcgcttttgaaagcaaaccctagaaaaatccgttctatagttttggcacaatccccgcccaaagttgactatttttcatcaaaaaattagaatagccttaaagaagttacttagttggttttcttattgtttttggaggccagcatccaaaattatggatcgctttttttggtggtgctgtgacaaaaaaaaacacaattttgagtgttttttgagtttttgaagatggcccacctggagggaaaatttgaaaaaaaataccaattatagtgctcatgcagatacatttttgaaaaaaaaaattcatgtacttaaattaggttcggagatacggcggtttcaaattttcttttgtcaatatatctcccctggggggcccacaatttttgaagaaaattcaagttgctagaatcatatctccttcaagtattttgagtgaatacagatttttttgtcaaaactcgttgaagcatggattttttctccccgaaaaaggcccttttttcgctattatgagcaaggggaggttgGGGGGGagggattttttgcctccgtcattttttttaatggtacccaactatgtttcatcaaaatttcagaaatccgaggacagggacatttcacctattttacccaggaataccctttcagctatcttgatgtaagcacaaatacttctgcgcatgtagttttacgatcatgcggtgtaaatgaattttcaattacacaattctgaggtaaaatttcacgctgaacaacttggttctcttagatttccgccatttgtccatatttttggagaaaaacgcaaaaaacgtggttttttgagagttttttgagcttttgagcttgacccaccactccaaatggccgggtgatgacttctatagaaagtagacctaaagatacatatttgacgaaaaaatcgttttggtatgttttttcgttccggagtaatgtcgatttaaagttttcttttgtccccccttctctccccgtgtgatgaaaaattttgaaaaaattcagggaggtacgcccatgtatcctctaactatattcgtttacagaatcaatttatcttaattacgcgctgatacagaatttttcccctgaaaaacgcgttttttggcccccctggctgaggggggtggggtggggagcgggctatgggcccaaaattattttttgggggtactaaacataccctgtgagtttcatcgaaatctgaggttaagggcattttgcctatcttatcggggggtacccttaggggtgggggtgctccccctccatcaagagatcacatctcgaaacttgaatatttcgaaaaagcatcaaaaggtacatctatggaaattttttcaaaattttaaatggtagctcccacttacagcgccattttgaaatttgaactttcaatttgaaagttcaactttcaacttttgaaaatttcaaaatgcttaaaaagttctaaatgcaataccctttgaactgtgaaatcagttttcatcaaagtatcatagttttggagaaatgggctgctgaagttaagtacctcgagacaatgtgaaaataatggaagcccccccccactcacccctgagggggctgggacccaACTAATTgtggggttcttacttactgggtgggtatatattgtaaaaaaattttgagcgaaattgaaagacatgactcaaaaacgttggttgagttgacatggaatgacccaggcTAATCGCTTTagtattgccaaaaattagatttgTTGCTTGAAAGTCTAGCTTTTTATatctaaaacatgaaaaaatgttttcatgttGTCAACAAAGTcctactttttagtttttgttgaaattttcagtactcatttttatcaaaaattgtcaagagcgattctttttcaaaaattccaaaaaagctcccttttttctaaaaattattcaaatttcttgctttttgccaaagccaaaaattgtcaaaccaTAGCTGCTCCGAATACACCCAAACATGTCAAGGTAATACTAGATCAGAAAGAAGAGGAACTGAATGAGAAGCTCCAGAGGGGAAGCTGGGGGGGAATTGGCAACAACTTCCAACGGCGTCTTCACTCTGGAGGAGTTAGAAGAAGACCTACTCCGCTGTTTCCCCGAATATGcactggcacactgtgtcagTGCAGACTTTGAGATGTCCGCAGGCGTCGCCAAGCAGATTACTCGCAAATTTGGTGAAAGAGACGTTCTGAGGGGCAGGGGGGCATCGGTGTGGGAGATAGTAGAAATTAAAAAGCAAGGCAAACTAAATGGTAAAAAGATCGAAAACTATATACTCTACATGGTAACGAAGGAACTATACAATCAAAAACCTACCAAgagagattttttaattacttcaaAAAATCTAGTTGTAAAATGCGCAGAACTGGAAATTAAAAAGCTGGCTATACCCAGGTTGGGTTGCGGATGGGATCAACTGGATTAGGGACTGGTAAGACACACAATCATCGAGTTCTTCAAGAGCTCCTCAATTACAGTCCGAGTCTGCATCCAATCGCGAAGATAGTGTAGCCAGTACCAAACGAAGACTTGATTCCCGATAACAGACCTTagttttaagatgtaaataaatacctTTCCTATATTTAATTTGTAAGAGGTGGTTGGTGCCGACAAATTATAAATAGACACCCTCCACCTTATTTATAGATATGTATGTAAATGTTTGTAACTAAGGTTTCAGGTGTAATTTAGTCTGTCTAGATATGGCCTGTCAAACTCAAAATACTTAATGTAAATAACTAAAataattgaagggctaattgtgaaagtctccttagtcatttttttgttcacacaactttaaacatttttttttcatatttcatcaatttcaaagggaaaaatgagtattgtaatgcattctgggatagttgaagatgtttttttaatacttgaccatgaagtttttacattatcactgaagcaggacaacaatgttttcattgattatgtacaaaaatcactgctgactaaggcgactttcacaattagcccttcaattgtAAATActgttctttttcattttatatattttttctttttaaaacatttttcttttatatAATCCCCAAATAATAATAcccaaaaacaaaaagaagatATCCAAACATCCagaagtcgcgattttgaagaCAGTCCTGGATCAAGATATTTAAAATTGTAAGTATAGTAACCTTAGATTAGCATAGAAAAACATAACAATCTCTAATGTGGGCGGTCGGCGAGAAGCCAGTAGCAAGTGCGCTGACCTccccacaaatatcccaatGTACTCTCAGCCTTCtaactaggggccccaacttgttgggaccacccctaggcgaaatcacttccccttcaaacttccctcagagacgggtcgggggccaggtctgctgtcagacaggtatgtgtgaataacgactcctggagcttggcagagatcgagccttaggcaaccgcctaggggtctGGGTCAGGGTGAACGATCCGTCTCACTCTCCCCCCCTCATTCACCTTCCCGTACCTCGTCTTAATTTTGGGGTGAAGGTATAGAttatatcgcaccttgggagtaataaggtcacatctcaaaaaaaattgattttgatgtttttgcatttttggggtttgtatgacccacctcaaccaaaaattacactttgagttgggtacatcatctagatcttgtaaaaaacgcaaatggcctaactcaaaatctcaacaacattgcaagttgtttggagttataagggcacatctcaaaaaactccaccttttttgagcaaatttcgtacatacaaagtgttaacaaatagttttgattgttttgaatgtttgtcagttagaaatagtcacaaggagtgcattttttattggtttgtaccaaatggaaaattttttttaaattgatcacttttcagaaaaatgaatttgcacatatcatgaaattttagttttttgagaaaaactcaaaaactaagcactctagaaaaaaactaacgacattatgtcgattggaaatttaattctctacaactttgttatcatgaaatttttttggacgcttcctttcgcctccacatcaactttaatgaaaggttctaactcaaaatgttttccaaacattgaaatatttcctctttaagattctatttttcaaagtgttcttatgctaaatgaaggtaggataccagatctttaaaatgaggtgctattcattcctcacaattaattataagttgacaaaaataatgaatcaagttttaaaaaaaaagaaaatcactctcctgtaaaatttcacttttttgagatgtgaccttataactcccgaggtgcgatatatagAATAGCTAATATTAGTAACCctaagattaagattgttttttctttataaataaaaaaaaaaaaaaaaaaaaaaacataattgtcagaaagtctactttttgctaaagttgttATTCTCTtagttttctccaaaaattgtccgaaagtgcaggttttttgtcaaaaatttccaataaccTTTTATTTTACTAcgtctaaaattgtaaaaaaaaaaaactattgttttttcgcaaatagttctaaaaaattcttacttttatATTCCAAAATGTGCCACAGACTTTGCTTTGTACTTGATGCTGGACAAAGAAATCCTCTTTCAATTTAGATCCTATCACAAATTCCTGTATCATTGTTGTATGTAATGCCAGGCGCACCATCCCTTTCTAGGAATTCACGTTCACCTCGTAAGCAAAGAAAATTCCtcagagaatttttcattatttcgttGGGGAATGTATAATACACCAACTGCGTCGGGTCGGGTTGATTTTCACGATCGTTTTTTACATTGCGCCACACTTCAAGGGATAAATTTCCGGCACACGTCTTCACAACAAAGCCACTGTGGTATAATAAATCCAGTGAATCTCGATTCCACGACGGTCCTTCTTTTGGCGCGAAAACATAACCGTTGTCCAGGAGCTTCGTCAAAAGATTGTAAAGGTGACCAGATTCGCCAAATCTTTCCGAAATAAAGGAGTACGATGTGGATCTCAACCGAAATTCTTCGAACGCAGACTCGTTGTTTTCCCGTAAATGCATACAATAAAGCGAAAACTGCTTCGTCCCAGGATAGGTATAACCGCCGGAAAATTCCGCTAATTTAGCGTCTTCGCTGTTCGAGTTCATTACCTCGACGCAATTCAATCCGAATACTGGTTTTAACATATTTTCGTCATCGAGTCTACAGACTTTAGCGAATTTATCGCCTATCGCGATTTTACAATATTCAGGAAATACTCCGCAGGAAATAATTCGATAACCAAACCCAACGAGACGTTTCGTGGAAATAAACAGCCAATTTATGATACGTTCTCTGTCTTCGTCGTTTCGACATTTGAGAAGAGGCAAATCTATTTCGTCGATAAAAAGAAGTCGTTTAGCCGATCCCAATTCTTCCTTATCCTTCAGGTATATTAAGGCATCCGCTAGTATATTGAGGGGGTTATCGGTGTTAGTACAAGAAACGTGTTCAGACAATAAAAATTCGTAAGCGTCTAACGTTTTATGAACTGCGTGGgtgatttcttttttgattcCGGAAAGTGTACTGCTTACGATGACGGAAAAGTCCAGACGAAAACACACATACGATTTCTTACTTTTTTCGTATTTGGTCTCGTCGTCTTCGGCGCTTCGAAAGAATGCGAATTGTTTTTCGCCAAATGAAAAACTTACACGACCTTTGAAAATATCTATCGGAATATCGTCGTTCACTTCCTCAAATGTTTTCTTGTTGAAAACTTTCGAGTAATATAATTGTAAAATATGCAATGTGGTTGTTTTACCCCAACAAGGAGGTCTAACAATGCATAGTCTTCGACAGCAGAGTTTATCAAACGTTCTTATGATTTCCCAAGCGTTAATACGAGAAACAGTTGTTACATCCAAATGGTCTCTAACGAATGTCAGCGTTTCCCATAAAGTCGTTTGTTCGAACTGCGATACTTCTAGATTGGGAAGTCTGCCCAGAATGGCGGGATCGTCCAATTTCGCACGTTTTGCAACGACATACTCCAACTCTTCTTCGTATTTCTCTTTATCTTCTGAGATGAatgcttttttcttcttcgcagTTTCAATTAAACAtcttttttcttcgtattttgaaatattcagcAAGTCGTCaagctgaaaattgaataaatgtatAAGGCTGatcgtaaaaattgataaataatgcaatcttttttttccaactacATACACACCTCGGCAAAATGTTCATCCAGATACATAGACGGTACGAATTCTCCAATAATCGACATGAATATATCCGTTTCCAACTGTTTTACAAGACTTTCACGCGATGTTCTGCAATATCGGTTAAAAAGCATATATAATTAAAATTCAGAACAATGACCTAATAATATGTAGATCCCCcggtacaacttttttcttaaagggggagtcctaacaGTAAAGACCATGTCTAGCCCttgcactcaaaaaaaaagtggtcttactaacaaaatggtggccattttgattgacaggtcagccgaaatcgcagatttggcGTTCCAACATGgcacttgcacaaaatttttcaaaccgtacaaaagtggatcgaaagatcaggcaacaatttatcacctgtcaaaatttcaagtgctaaagtgcgtttttcgatttttggtgaatttttgaaaatcaaataaggccaaaatgaggggaaaaaatcgaaattttaccaaattgaccaagaaagctgaaatttaagatataccctattttcgacatggcaaatcgattggaaactgtttcaatccgttttgagaagttctggagcctccagcagatttttggaactcgaaattcccaccaaatttcatcaaatggagttggatagccgaaatttactctgcaaactaatttgaatatgctacgaagtcaactacagaggaatttcaagtcgttttggagcgtccagcgattttttgaaaattactggagcctccagtagatttttgaatttgaaaccatcaaattttcacaaaatttcatcaaatggagatggaaaacttacatttactctacactccaattttaacactctctgaagacgaattcaggtgggttcaagtcattttggagcctccagtagattttcacaacgtgaaatttccaaaaaatgtcatcaattcGAGTTATAAAGCCAAAATTTtctttgtaaaataatttcaataagctgTCAAATCGATTTCGGGCGaattcaagccattttggagcctccagcgacttctcgAAAATTACtagggcctccagcagattattaaaatttaaaatttccacaaatggagtagaaaaactgaaattcactttgcaaactgatttcaatacgctattaagtcgacatgcaggtggatttcaactttaaagtcgttttggagtctccagcgactttttagtaactgttgtttttccaaaaaaaatacaacaaaatctGTCCTGAATTTTTAGCACGTATTGTGttgagtgaatttcggcttttcaactccattagATGGAATTTCAggtatcaaaaatctactggaggttcccgtagttcccaaatttcagctttctaggtcaatttggtaaaattttgatttttttttctcattttgggcccaaataggtattgatttttgtttaaaaaaatcaaaatttaactacattgaccaagaaagctgaactttgggatataccctattttcgacatggcaaatcgattggaaactgtttcaaatcgttttgagcagttctggagcctccagcagattttaggaactcgaaattcccacaaaatgtcatcaaatggagttggatagccgaaatttactctgcaaactaatttcaatacgctaccaagtcgactgctggtagatttcaagtcggtttggagcctccagcgaccttttgaaaggtcgtatggcgttttttggaaaattgaaacttccaaaaagtagctggaagcttcaaaaccatttaaaagtggcatgtagtcgacttcaaaaatctactggtagcaccaataattttcaaaaagtcgttggaggcttcaaaatgacctgaacccacctgaaatcgtctttagagggcgttaaaattggagtgtagagtaaatatcagctttctatcgccatttgataaaattttgggaaaatttcaaatttcaaaaatctactttcaaaaaatcgctggaggctccagtaattttcaaaaaattgctggaggctccaaaacgacttgaaatctccctgcggttgacttcgtagcgtactgaaGTCagtttgcagaaatttcaagtttcaaaaatctgctggaggctccagtaattttcaaaaagtcactgtaggcttcaaaacgacttgaaatccacctgcagtcgacttcgtagcgtatcgaaattactttttagaaatttcaattttcaaaaatctactgtaggctccagtaattttcaaaaagtcactggaggcgccgaaacgatttaaaatccacctacagttgacttcgtagcgtattgaaattagtttgcagagtagatttcggctatccaacttcctttgatgaaattttgtgggaatttctagttccaaaaatctgctggaggctcca contains:
- the LOC135844297 gene encoding uncharacterized protein LOC135844297: MKEESSSMEECDATSDDPIELGESSAVDIEVLASKIRSYLKIDTVEFPASLLDEWKEISPMVPKLTQSLYADEEMYLDTLIDMVDTLRYEVWRQFDLKGMIGWSYSQWLPVCLSSYVSLKVIDEVFLKNQVFFSLFELWPYSEKHFQKLLRSSPESPEQISILKGILIIHMLDDYFDGEVREEIIKIMREKYSKDSSEKLWKNLSKEGFNVAEFVDSYKVLGTDLPIISAHVRENADITFENDASSRFPKFPVTVSTMSERGSKVEKIMIEEELTIYQFKEKGATWIKVNSSNAGLYALNFKGDLKNICSLPISKLEKLNFVDRASLLLNLDFSTKDGLKLAMECFGFLKTEKDITPLATAYRKFLYINRFLYGTHSHKLFLVHIKSLFNVEGDIFDDELNKDDAKRAFHCMMFHIGCLVGSELCLEKAKQILQTWLEDDTSIPVEFLNCAVIYGAKGSTVSGEKILEKYLNEKDDSKKRLLARALGSLEKADLEKCFTKMILPGKMPPDHVMIFFRECARVTSFHPAWKFLITSRESLVKQLETDIFMSIIGEFVPSMYLDEHFAELDDLLNISKYEEKRCLIETAKKKKAFISEDKEKYEEELEYVVAKRAKLDDPAILGRLPNLEVSQFEQTTLWETLTFVRDHLDVTTVSRINAWEIIRTFDKLCCRRLCIVRPPCWGKTTTLHILQLYYSKVFNKKTFEEVNDDIPIDIFKGRVSFSFGEKQFAFFRSAEDDETKYEKSKKSYVCFRLDFSVIVSSTLSGIKKEITHAVHKTLDAYEFLLSEHVSCTNTDNPLNILADALIYLKDKEELGSAKRLLFIDEIDLPLLKCRNDEDRERIINWLFISTKRLVGFGYRIISCGVFPEYCKIAIGDKFAKVCRLDDENMLKPVFGLNCVEVMNSNSEDAKLAEFSGGYTYPGTKQFSLYCMHLRENNESAFEEFRLRSTSYSFISERFGESGHLYNLLTKLLDNGYVFAPKEGPSWNRDSLDLLYHSGFVVKTCAGNLSLEVWRNVKNDRENQPDPTQLVYYTFPNEIMKNSLRNFLCLRGEREFLERDGAPGITYNNDTGICDRI